A window of the Megalopta genalis isolate 19385.01 chromosome 2, iyMegGena1_principal, whole genome shotgun sequence genome harbors these coding sequences:
- the Fak gene encoding protein tyrosine kinase 2 Fak isoform X1 — translation MLELLERKANGISWPACRGHNLESFAKDAKGLFFLKRDKGYPREKRWRKENGGLLCSLGQLGCSESYSPDTLGTWKFHKVSRKSHEGMSTGVGDGGGGGGGGVQGSGGGRNTPPHGSPTPMDKATLKVHLPNGGFNVIKFGDAIDVRGIISLVTSRLAVGTRHYRNLYAMRLHHPGSGESYWLHQDTTMYQVQEKYEKKHPNCEWRYELRVRYLPQNLNDLYEKDKVTFYYYYDQVRNDYLCANHATLDQDVAVQLCCLEIRNFYKDMPQMALDKKSNLEYLEREVGLHKFLPRSVLNGMKPKALRKLIQQHFKKVAVLTELDCMYKFFDLLRAHYRFDQERFTCALGASWSIPVELVIGPDLGISYMAHRGGTVPTRMAEFSQIQSIQTLVSDCKEHAKACIKLRVAGAAETLSITCSSLDQAESLADLIDGYCRLVTGSNTSLWNRKAASWKNYPCPCKDAHPPKYRQDGSNSPEKNVSKTGTILSEDYAEIVDEEGDYSTPATRDYEIVRNQVELGEIIGNGQFGNVHKGSYKGRDNQVIAVAVKTCKVDADLATSEKFLEEAYIMQQFEHPHIIRLIGVCSEAPIWLVMELARLGEMRAYLQSNKQRLDLATLLLYTFQLSTALSYLESKKFVHRDIAARNVLVSTHNCVKLADFGLSRWVEDQSYYTASRCKLPIKWMAPESINFRRFTTSSDVWMFGVCMWEILMLGVKPFQGVKNHDVIHKLENGERLALPNHCPPRLYSLMSQCWSYEPSKRPTFKEIRETLHEILLEEKHQQQETMKRENRRVQAMSWGADDVPPPKPSRQPQNTSDQSQLTAAAPVSTYIVAQSPEVLAQLLKDNQARGVCPSVYTTPASPFNTLAVQFQDEDQVLTTAVVSDLPFFDPAVSEPSASHDTTQSADSTLSDTTNLDSLESSDTTAPLMSSLTISETSQAQSPAANRKQQQQKVKEMQNLYAVSSKVVGSITGDLYSPVQKFSASNAVPVTTAAASCGEIYGPVANFTQSSAIVGNLSQSPSVGGNFGENPGNFGPSSLNSIVGPGNPTPQTASFAQFPSAGVPQTANMFVVASNPVQNVSVAAGAYPRVPVNSSSSNDTVSTSTAECLYGPVLKFRAQNAQSQTVTELKPMNASLATCVQVARSNLAAAPSSSSSQNLQNLQNLQPQPMMMHPQNYQQPQQQQIYSNIGQQALVGAQPVYLSQSQHVQNLQRQNNPPVHQPVSYIPTQQQTGQQIQGVQGTQGSQGSQGSQGCGANPIYTAHATSVTVVQAHKVLQGAAYPQQMQQQIQHQIQQQPGILHCHVTSSQPGSMSQQLSYGAVTQSHSIQAQFAVASVAGQPASQQIVHPSTSSYVIGQQPLPTSQCNVTNLVTSTANVAYMPQPVLCQPAIVKTVGPQLATGIAKITTFVAQKPDEQLTSSIDGTLSGSLISSAVSDSTMSSSSSMTEEAHQDQRAVQSQFCDNVPENFGSGIDDEQKLLEQRLLEQQRQSEEDSRWLAREEKRLSIATSGDESASPPIPRSVTQSPNHDQHSANTGSLGSDKGTEKVIVVKKMEPTPTADLDRANDKVYDCTTSVVRAVMSLSQGVQQSKAEQYLELVCKVGTELRALLSSVDALMNILPISTHREVEMAHKVLSKNMSELVTAMRRAQQYSATTLDADSRKDMLSAAHILAMNAKNLLDVIDSIRIRYPYVDNQICQKQQNDGVPQESTPEGRIRSSQSGEQFLRRSQSTERQGTTFRQSQSGDLLHRMGQSVDRPLQGSQTDVSTGSSLERRHHIVTNSLERNSTTRRQMATNSLERKRPSLSCNISPMNNSVNLPPMVPVTCNLVQTVGPVIHPSQTVSTGISQQFAPNNKTVNETATSDS, via the exons ATGTTGGAGCTGCTGGAACGCAAAGCGAACGGCATATCGTGGCCGGCCTGCCGCGGCCATAATCTCGAGTCGTTCGCCAAGGACGCGAAAGGGTTGTTCTTCCTGAAGAGGGACAAAGGTTACCCGAGGGAGAAACGATGGAGGAAGGAAAACGGGGGCTTGCTGTGCTCCCTTGGCCAGCTGGGCTGCTCCGAGTCCTACAGTCCGGACACCCTGGGCACCTGGAAGTTCCACAAGGTGTCCCGTAAGAG CCATGAGGGGATGAGCACTGGCGTGGGAGATGGTGGTGGCGGCGGTGGTGGCGGTGTCCAGGGCTCCGGCGGCGGAAGGAACACGCCGCCCCATGGATCGCCCACCCCCATGGACAAGGCCACGCTGAAAGTCCATCTACCCAACG GTGGCTTCAACGTGATCAAGTTCGGCGACGCGATCGACGTTCGAGGGATCATCTCCCTCGTGACTAGTCGGTTGGCGGTCGGCACGAGACACTACCGAAATCTCTACGCCATGAGGCTGCATCACCCTGGGTCGGGGGAGAGTTACTGGTTGCACCAAGACACCACCATGTATCAGGTTCAAGAGAAGTACGAGAAAAAGCATCCGAACTGCGAGTGGAGGTACGAACTGAGGGTGAGATACCTGCCGCAGAATCTGAACGATCTCTACGAGAAGGACAAAGTGACCTTCTACTACTACTACGACCAG GTTCGAAACGATTACCTGTGCGCGAACCACGCGACTCTCGACCAAGACGTGGCGGTGCAGCTCTGCTGTCTGGAGATCCGCAACTTCTACAAGGACATGCCCCAGATGGCCCTCGATAAGAAGAGCAACCTCGAGTACCTGGAGAGAGAG GTCGGTCTGCACAAGTTTCTACCACGGTCCGTGTTGAACGGAATGAAACCAAAGGCGCTGCGCAAGCTGATACAGCAGCATTTCAAGAAGGTGGCCGTACTCACGGAACTGGATTGCATGTACAAGTTCTTCGACCTGCTGAGGGCGCACTACAGATTCGACCAGGAGAGGTTCACATGCGCTCTCGGG GCCAGCTGGTCTATACCCGTCGAACTAGTCATCGGGCCAGATTTAGGCATTTCTTACATGGCTCACAGAGGCGGAACGGTG CCGACGAGAATGGCCGAGTTCTCCCAGATACAGTCCATCCAGACCCTGGTCTCGGACTGCAAGGAACACGCGAAGGCGTGTATCAAGCTGAGGGTGGCCGGGGCTGCCGAGACTCTTAGCATAACTTGCTCGAGTCTGGACCAGGCCGAGAGTCTTGCGGACCTGATCGACGGCTACTGCAGGCTCGTCACCGGGAGCAACACCTCATTGTGGAATAGAAAAG CTGCATCGTGGAAAAACTATCCCTGTCCATGCAAAG ATGCCCATCCGCCGAAGTACAGACAAGATGGGTCCAACAGTCCGGAGAAGAACGTCAGCAAGACCGGGACCATTTTATCGGAGGACTACGCGGAGATCGTCGACGAAGAGGGCGATTACTCGACGCCAGCTA CCCGAGACTACGAGATTGTCAGAAACCAAGTGGAGCTGGGCGAGATCATCGGGAACGGACAGTTCGGCAATGTACATAAGGGTTCGTACAAAGGAAGGGACAACCAGGTGATAGCTGTCGCCGTGAAGACGTGCAAAGTGGACGCGGATCTCGCCACTTCCGAGAAATTCCTCGAGGAAGCCT ATATCATGCAACAGTTCGAGCATCCTCATATTATACGATTGATCGGGGTCTGTTCGGAGGCACCGATCTGGCTGGTGATGGAGCTGGCCAGGCTAGGAGAGATGCGGGCTTATCTCCAGTcgaacaaacaacgattggACCTAGCCACGCTTCTGCTTTATACCTTCCAACTGAGCACTGCCTTATCGTACCTCGAGAGCAAGAAATTTGTACACAG AGACATCGCCGCAAGAAATGTCTTGGTGTCGACGCACAATTGCGTTAAACTGGCAGATTTCGGCTTGAGCAGGTGGGTCGAGGACCAGAGCTATTACACCGCGAGCAGATGCAAGCTGCCGATCAAGTGGATGGCGCCGGAGAGCATCAATTTTCGAAGATTCACCACCTCCTCCGACGTCTGGATGTTCG GCGTATGCATGTGGGAAATTCTGATGCTCGGTGTGAAGCCGTTTCAGGGCGTAAAGAACCACGACGTGATCCACAAGCTGGAGAACGGGGAAAGACTAGCCTTACCAAATCACTGCCCTCCGCGTTTATACTCTCTCATGTCGCAGTGTTGGAGCTACGAGCCAAGCAAGCGACCAACGTTCAAAGAGATCAGAGAAACTTTACA TGAGATTCTATTGGAGGAGAAACATCAGCAGCAAGAGACGATGAAGCGTGAAAACAGAAGAGTGCAGGCCATGTCTTGGG GTGCAGACGATGTACCACCGCCGAAACCTTCGAGGCAACCGCAAAACACATCGGACCAATCTCAGCTGACCGCCGCGGCCCCGGTCTCTACCTATATCGTGGCGCAAAGCCCCGAGGTTCTCGCGCAGCTGCTCAAGGACAATCAAGCCAGGGGGGTATGTCCCTCCGTGTACACGACGCCCGCCTCACCCTTCAACACCCTCGCGGTCCAGTTCCAAGACGAGGACCAAGTCCTGACAACCGCGGTGGTCTCTGACCTACCGTTTTTCGATCCGGCCGTCTCGGAACCGTCCGCTTCCCACGACACCACCCAATCGGCCGATTCTACCTTGTCCGATACCACCAATCTCGACTCTCTCGAATCCTCGGACACCACCGCTCCCCTCATGTCCAGTCTGACAATTTCAGAGACGTCACAAGCCCAATCACCCGCTGCAAACAGAAAGCAGCAGCAGCAAAAGGTTAAAGAGATGCAAAATTTGTACGCGGTCAGCTCGAAAGTGGTCGGTAGCATAACCGGGGACCTCTATTCGCCCGTTCAGAAGTTCTCCGCGTCGAACGCCGTGCCGGTGACCACCGCGGCGGCGAGCTGCGGTGAAATATACGGCCCCGTGGCCAATTTCACCCAGAGTTCCGCCATCGTTGGCAATCTCAGCCAGAGTCCGAGCGTCGGCGGTAATTTCGGCGAAAACCCTGGTAACTTTGGGCCTAGTAGCTTGAACAGTATCGTAGGTCCCGGCAATCCGACTCCTCAGACCGCAAGTTTCGCACAGTTCCCCAGTGCTGGCGTGCCTCAAACCGCGAACATGTTCGTCGTAGCTTCGAATCCCGTGCAAAACGTATCAGTTGCAGCAGGCGCGTATCCTCGCGTGCCCGTCAATTCTTCGTCGTCCAATGACACCGTGTCCACGTCCACGGCAGAGTGTCTCTACGGACCGGTTCTCAAGTTCCGAGCGCAAAACGCACAGAGTCAAACCGTGACCGAGTTGAAGCCGATGAACGCCTCGCTGGCTACCTGCGTCCAAGTCGCGAGGAGCAATTTGGCGGCGGCGCCGTCATCCTCGTCGTCGCAGAATCTACAGAATCTACAGAATCTACAACCTCAGCCGATGATGATGCACCCACAGAATTACCAGCAGCCACAGCAACAGCAAATCTATTCGAACATTGGCCAACAAGCGCTGGTGGGAGCACAGCCGGTTTACCTGTCGCAGTCGCAACACGTACAGAACCTTCAGAGACAGAACAATCCGCCGGTCCACCAACCGGTTTCTTATATACCGACGCAACAGCAGACCGGTCAGCAGATCCAGGGGGTCCAGGGAACCCAAGGGAGCCAAGGAAGCCAGGGGAGCCAGGGATGCGGCGCCAATCCGATTTACACGGCACACGCAACTTCCGTCACGGTTGTACAAGCTCACAAGGTCCTGCAAGGAGCCGCGTACCCGCAACAAATGCAGCAGCAAATCCAGCATCAGATCCAACAGCAGCCTGGAATATTACACTGCCATGTGACTAGCTCGCAACCTGGCAGCATGAGTCAGCAATTATCGTACGGTGCAGTGACTCAAAGTCATTCGATTCAGGCGCAGTTCGCTGTGGCGAGTGTCGCGGGTCAGCCTGCCAGTCAGCAAATTGTCCATCCGAGTACTTCGAGCTACGTCATTGGCCAACAGCCCCTGCCCACGTCTCAGTGCAACGTTACCAATCTGGTAACGAGCACGGCGAACGTGGCGTACATGCCGCAACCGGTGCTTTGCCAGCCCGCGATCGTTAAGACCGTCGGGCCCCAGCTAGCCACCGGAATTGCAAAGATCACCACGTTCGTCGCGCAAAAACCGGATGAACAGCTGACTAGTTCCATCGACGGTACGCTCTCCGGATCCCTGATATCCTCCGCTGTCAGCGACAGCACCATGTCATCGAGCAGCTCGATGACAGAGGAGGCCCACCAAGACCAG AGAGCCGTGCAGTCGCAGTTTTGTGACAATGTCCCGGAAAACTTTGGCAGCGGCATcgacgacgaacaaaagttattgGAGCAACGTCTGCTGGAGCAGCAACGCCAGTCGGAAGAGGATAGTCGGTGGTTGGCCAGAGAAGAG AAACGATTATCCATCGCAACGAGCGGAGATGAAAGCGCTAGTCCTCCGATACCTCGCTCGGTCACCCAGTCGCCAAATCACGATCAACACAGTGCCAACACTGGGTCCCTTGGCTCTGACAAGGGCACGGAAAAAGTGATCGTCGTAAAG AAAATGGAACCCACGCCAACAGCGGACTTGGATAGGGCCAACGACAAAGTCTACGATTGCACTACCAGCGTCGTTCGTGCGGTCATGTCCTTGTCTCAAG GTGTGCAGCAGAGTAAGGCGGAACAGTATTTAGAATTGGTTTGCAAGGTCGGTACCGAATTGAGAGCACTCCTCTCGTCCGTTGACGCTTTGATGAACATATTACCCATATCCACTCACCGAGAAGTGGAAATGGCGCACAAAGTACTCAGCAAGAACATGTCCGAATTGGTGACCGCTATGAGACGAGCTCAACAGTACAGTGCTACCACTCTGGACGCGGACTCTCGGAA AGACATGCTGTCGGCTGCTCATATCCTGGCAATGAACGCTAAGAATTTGCTGGACGTCATCGACTCGATACGCATTCGTTATCCGTACGTGGACAATCAGATTTGCCAGAAGCAACAAAATGATGGCGTTCCCCAAGAGTCCACACCGGAGGGTCGTATCCGTTCCAGTCAATCCGGGGAGCAATTTTTGAGGAGAAGCCAGTCGACCGAACGGCAAGGCACAACGTTTAGACAGAGTCAAAGCGGCGATCTCCTGCACAGGATGGGTCAGTCAGTAGACCGGCCTCTGCAG GGGAGTCAAACCGATGTCAGTACCGGCTCCAGTTTAGAGAGAAGGCACCACATCGTCACCAACAGTCTTGAACGTAATTCGACGACTCGGCGACAAATGGCGACGAACAGTTTAGAGAGGAAAAGACCATCGTTATCTTGTAATATCAGCCCTATGAATAATTCCGTGAATCTGCCGCCAATGGTACCGGTTACCTGTAATTTAGTCCAAACGGTAGGGCCCGTAATTCATCCCAGTCAAACCGTCTCGACAGGCATTAGTCAACAGTTTGCACCTAACAATAAAACGGTGAACGAGACCGCGACAAGTGATAGCTAA
- the Fak gene encoding protein tyrosine kinase 2 Fak isoform X4, whose translation MKIPMIHEGMSTGVGDGGGGGGGGVQGSGGGRNTPPHGSPTPMDKATLKVHLPNGGFNVIKFGDAIDVRGIISLVTSRLAVGTRHYRNLYAMRLHHPGSGESYWLHQDTTMYQVQEKYEKKHPNCEWRYELRVRYLPQNLNDLYEKDKVTFYYYYDQVRNDYLCANHATLDQDVAVQLCCLEIRNFYKDMPQMALDKKSNLEYLEREVGLHKFLPRSVLNGMKPKALRKLIQQHFKKVAVLTELDCMYKFFDLLRAHYRFDQERFTCALGASWSIPVELVIGPDLGISYMAHRGGTVPTRMAEFSQIQSIQTLVSDCKEHAKACIKLRVAGAAETLSITCSSLDQAESLADLIDGYCRLVTGSNTSLWNRKAASWKNYPCPCKDAHPPKYRQDGSNSPEKNVSKTGTILSEDYAEIVDEEGDYSTPATRDYEIVRNQVELGEIIGNGQFGNVHKGSYKGRDNQVIAVAVKTCKVDADLATSEKFLEEAYIMQQFEHPHIIRLIGVCSEAPIWLVMELARLGEMRAYLQSNKQRLDLATLLLYTFQLSTALSYLESKKFVHRDIAARNVLVSTHNCVKLADFGLSRWVEDQSYYTASRCKLPIKWMAPESINFRRFTTSSDVWMFGVCMWEILMLGVKPFQGVKNHDVIHKLENGERLALPNHCPPRLYSLMSQCWSYEPSKRPTFKEIRETLHEILLEEKHQQQETMKRENRRVQAMSWGADDVPPPKPSRQPQNTSDQSQLTAAAPVSTYIVAQSPEVLAQLLKDNQARGVCPSVYTTPASPFNTLAVQFQDEDQVLTTAVVSDLPFFDPAVSEPSASHDTTQSADSTLSDTTNLDSLESSDTTAPLMSSLTISETSQAQSPAANRKQQQQKVKEMQNLYAVSSKVVGSITGDLYSPVQKFSASNAVPVTTAAASCGEIYGPVANFTQSSAIVGNLSQSPSVGGNFGENPGNFGPSSLNSIVGPGNPTPQTASFAQFPSAGVPQTANMFVVASNPVQNVSVAAGAYPRVPVNSSSSNDTVSTSTAECLYGPVLKFRAQNAQSQTVTELKPMNASLATCVQVARSNLAAAPSSSSSQNLQNLQNLQPQPMMMHPQNYQQPQQQQIYSNIGQQALVGAQPVYLSQSQHVQNLQRQNNPPVHQPVSYIPTQQQTGQQIQGVQGTQGSQGSQGSQGCGANPIYTAHATSVTVVQAHKVLQGAAYPQQMQQQIQHQIQQQPGILHCHVTSSQPGSMSQQLSYGAVTQSHSIQAQFAVASVAGQPASQQIVHPSTSSYVIGQQPLPTSQCNVTNLVTSTANVAYMPQPVLCQPAIVKTVGPQLATGIAKITTFVAQKPDEQLTSSIDGTLSGSLISSAVSDSTMSSSSSMTEEAHQDQRAVQSQFCDNVPENFGSGIDDEQKLLEQRLLEQQRQSEEDSRWLAREEKRLSIATSGDESASPPIPRSVTQSPNHDQHSANTGSLGSDKGTEKVIVVKKMEPTPTADLDRANDKVYDCTTSVVRAVMSLSQGVQQSKAEQYLELVCKVGTELRALLSSVDALMNILPISTHREVEMAHKVLSKNMSELVTAMRRAQQYSATTLDADSRKDMLSAAHILAMNAKNLLDVIDSIRIRYPYVDNQICQKQQNDGVPQESTPEGRIRSSQSGEQFLRRSQSTERQGTTFRQSQSGDLLHRMGQSVDRPLQGSQTDVSTGSSLERRHHIVTNSLERNSTTRRQMATNSLERKRPSLSCNISPMNNSVNLPPMVPVTCNLVQTVGPVIHPSQTVSTGISQQFAPNNKTVNETATSDS comes from the exons CCATGAGGGGATGAGCACTGGCGTGGGAGATGGTGGTGGCGGCGGTGGTGGCGGTGTCCAGGGCTCCGGCGGCGGAAGGAACACGCCGCCCCATGGATCGCCCACCCCCATGGACAAGGCCACGCTGAAAGTCCATCTACCCAACG GTGGCTTCAACGTGATCAAGTTCGGCGACGCGATCGACGTTCGAGGGATCATCTCCCTCGTGACTAGTCGGTTGGCGGTCGGCACGAGACACTACCGAAATCTCTACGCCATGAGGCTGCATCACCCTGGGTCGGGGGAGAGTTACTGGTTGCACCAAGACACCACCATGTATCAGGTTCAAGAGAAGTACGAGAAAAAGCATCCGAACTGCGAGTGGAGGTACGAACTGAGGGTGAGATACCTGCCGCAGAATCTGAACGATCTCTACGAGAAGGACAAAGTGACCTTCTACTACTACTACGACCAG GTTCGAAACGATTACCTGTGCGCGAACCACGCGACTCTCGACCAAGACGTGGCGGTGCAGCTCTGCTGTCTGGAGATCCGCAACTTCTACAAGGACATGCCCCAGATGGCCCTCGATAAGAAGAGCAACCTCGAGTACCTGGAGAGAGAG GTCGGTCTGCACAAGTTTCTACCACGGTCCGTGTTGAACGGAATGAAACCAAAGGCGCTGCGCAAGCTGATACAGCAGCATTTCAAGAAGGTGGCCGTACTCACGGAACTGGATTGCATGTACAAGTTCTTCGACCTGCTGAGGGCGCACTACAGATTCGACCAGGAGAGGTTCACATGCGCTCTCGGG GCCAGCTGGTCTATACCCGTCGAACTAGTCATCGGGCCAGATTTAGGCATTTCTTACATGGCTCACAGAGGCGGAACGGTG CCGACGAGAATGGCCGAGTTCTCCCAGATACAGTCCATCCAGACCCTGGTCTCGGACTGCAAGGAACACGCGAAGGCGTGTATCAAGCTGAGGGTGGCCGGGGCTGCCGAGACTCTTAGCATAACTTGCTCGAGTCTGGACCAGGCCGAGAGTCTTGCGGACCTGATCGACGGCTACTGCAGGCTCGTCACCGGGAGCAACACCTCATTGTGGAATAGAAAAG CTGCATCGTGGAAAAACTATCCCTGTCCATGCAAAG ATGCCCATCCGCCGAAGTACAGACAAGATGGGTCCAACAGTCCGGAGAAGAACGTCAGCAAGACCGGGACCATTTTATCGGAGGACTACGCGGAGATCGTCGACGAAGAGGGCGATTACTCGACGCCAGCTA CCCGAGACTACGAGATTGTCAGAAACCAAGTGGAGCTGGGCGAGATCATCGGGAACGGACAGTTCGGCAATGTACATAAGGGTTCGTACAAAGGAAGGGACAACCAGGTGATAGCTGTCGCCGTGAAGACGTGCAAAGTGGACGCGGATCTCGCCACTTCCGAGAAATTCCTCGAGGAAGCCT ATATCATGCAACAGTTCGAGCATCCTCATATTATACGATTGATCGGGGTCTGTTCGGAGGCACCGATCTGGCTGGTGATGGAGCTGGCCAGGCTAGGAGAGATGCGGGCTTATCTCCAGTcgaacaaacaacgattggACCTAGCCACGCTTCTGCTTTATACCTTCCAACTGAGCACTGCCTTATCGTACCTCGAGAGCAAGAAATTTGTACACAG AGACATCGCCGCAAGAAATGTCTTGGTGTCGACGCACAATTGCGTTAAACTGGCAGATTTCGGCTTGAGCAGGTGGGTCGAGGACCAGAGCTATTACACCGCGAGCAGATGCAAGCTGCCGATCAAGTGGATGGCGCCGGAGAGCATCAATTTTCGAAGATTCACCACCTCCTCCGACGTCTGGATGTTCG GCGTATGCATGTGGGAAATTCTGATGCTCGGTGTGAAGCCGTTTCAGGGCGTAAAGAACCACGACGTGATCCACAAGCTGGAGAACGGGGAAAGACTAGCCTTACCAAATCACTGCCCTCCGCGTTTATACTCTCTCATGTCGCAGTGTTGGAGCTACGAGCCAAGCAAGCGACCAACGTTCAAAGAGATCAGAGAAACTTTACA TGAGATTCTATTGGAGGAGAAACATCAGCAGCAAGAGACGATGAAGCGTGAAAACAGAAGAGTGCAGGCCATGTCTTGGG GTGCAGACGATGTACCACCGCCGAAACCTTCGAGGCAACCGCAAAACACATCGGACCAATCTCAGCTGACCGCCGCGGCCCCGGTCTCTACCTATATCGTGGCGCAAAGCCCCGAGGTTCTCGCGCAGCTGCTCAAGGACAATCAAGCCAGGGGGGTATGTCCCTCCGTGTACACGACGCCCGCCTCACCCTTCAACACCCTCGCGGTCCAGTTCCAAGACGAGGACCAAGTCCTGACAACCGCGGTGGTCTCTGACCTACCGTTTTTCGATCCGGCCGTCTCGGAACCGTCCGCTTCCCACGACACCACCCAATCGGCCGATTCTACCTTGTCCGATACCACCAATCTCGACTCTCTCGAATCCTCGGACACCACCGCTCCCCTCATGTCCAGTCTGACAATTTCAGAGACGTCACAAGCCCAATCACCCGCTGCAAACAGAAAGCAGCAGCAGCAAAAGGTTAAAGAGATGCAAAATTTGTACGCGGTCAGCTCGAAAGTGGTCGGTAGCATAACCGGGGACCTCTATTCGCCCGTTCAGAAGTTCTCCGCGTCGAACGCCGTGCCGGTGACCACCGCGGCGGCGAGCTGCGGTGAAATATACGGCCCCGTGGCCAATTTCACCCAGAGTTCCGCCATCGTTGGCAATCTCAGCCAGAGTCCGAGCGTCGGCGGTAATTTCGGCGAAAACCCTGGTAACTTTGGGCCTAGTAGCTTGAACAGTATCGTAGGTCCCGGCAATCCGACTCCTCAGACCGCAAGTTTCGCACAGTTCCCCAGTGCTGGCGTGCCTCAAACCGCGAACATGTTCGTCGTAGCTTCGAATCCCGTGCAAAACGTATCAGTTGCAGCAGGCGCGTATCCTCGCGTGCCCGTCAATTCTTCGTCGTCCAATGACACCGTGTCCACGTCCACGGCAGAGTGTCTCTACGGACCGGTTCTCAAGTTCCGAGCGCAAAACGCACAGAGTCAAACCGTGACCGAGTTGAAGCCGATGAACGCCTCGCTGGCTACCTGCGTCCAAGTCGCGAGGAGCAATTTGGCGGCGGCGCCGTCATCCTCGTCGTCGCAGAATCTACAGAATCTACAGAATCTACAACCTCAGCCGATGATGATGCACCCACAGAATTACCAGCAGCCACAGCAACAGCAAATCTATTCGAACATTGGCCAACAAGCGCTGGTGGGAGCACAGCCGGTTTACCTGTCGCAGTCGCAACACGTACAGAACCTTCAGAGACAGAACAATCCGCCGGTCCACCAACCGGTTTCTTATATACCGACGCAACAGCAGACCGGTCAGCAGATCCAGGGGGTCCAGGGAACCCAAGGGAGCCAAGGAAGCCAGGGGAGCCAGGGATGCGGCGCCAATCCGATTTACACGGCACACGCAACTTCCGTCACGGTTGTACAAGCTCACAAGGTCCTGCAAGGAGCCGCGTACCCGCAACAAATGCAGCAGCAAATCCAGCATCAGATCCAACAGCAGCCTGGAATATTACACTGCCATGTGACTAGCTCGCAACCTGGCAGCATGAGTCAGCAATTATCGTACGGTGCAGTGACTCAAAGTCATTCGATTCAGGCGCAGTTCGCTGTGGCGAGTGTCGCGGGTCAGCCTGCCAGTCAGCAAATTGTCCATCCGAGTACTTCGAGCTACGTCATTGGCCAACAGCCCCTGCCCACGTCTCAGTGCAACGTTACCAATCTGGTAACGAGCACGGCGAACGTGGCGTACATGCCGCAACCGGTGCTTTGCCAGCCCGCGATCGTTAAGACCGTCGGGCCCCAGCTAGCCACCGGAATTGCAAAGATCACCACGTTCGTCGCGCAAAAACCGGATGAACAGCTGACTAGTTCCATCGACGGTACGCTCTCCGGATCCCTGATATCCTCCGCTGTCAGCGACAGCACCATGTCATCGAGCAGCTCGATGACAGAGGAGGCCCACCAAGACCAG AGAGCCGTGCAGTCGCAGTTTTGTGACAATGTCCCGGAAAACTTTGGCAGCGGCATcgacgacgaacaaaagttattgGAGCAACGTCTGCTGGAGCAGCAACGCCAGTCGGAAGAGGATAGTCGGTGGTTGGCCAGAGAAGAG AAACGATTATCCATCGCAACGAGCGGAGATGAAAGCGCTAGTCCTCCGATACCTCGCTCGGTCACCCAGTCGCCAAATCACGATCAACACAGTGCCAACACTGGGTCCCTTGGCTCTGACAAGGGCACGGAAAAAGTGATCGTCGTAAAG AAAATGGAACCCACGCCAACAGCGGACTTGGATAGGGCCAACGACAAAGTCTACGATTGCACTACCAGCGTCGTTCGTGCGGTCATGTCCTTGTCTCAAG GTGTGCAGCAGAGTAAGGCGGAACAGTATTTAGAATTGGTTTGCAAGGTCGGTACCGAATTGAGAGCACTCCTCTCGTCCGTTGACGCTTTGATGAACATATTACCCATATCCACTCACCGAGAAGTGGAAATGGCGCACAAAGTACTCAGCAAGAACATGTCCGAATTGGTGACCGCTATGAGACGAGCTCAACAGTACAGTGCTACCACTCTGGACGCGGACTCTCGGAA AGACATGCTGTCGGCTGCTCATATCCTGGCAATGAACGCTAAGAATTTGCTGGACGTCATCGACTCGATACGCATTCGTTATCCGTACGTGGACAATCAGATTTGCCAGAAGCAACAAAATGATGGCGTTCCCCAAGAGTCCACACCGGAGGGTCGTATCCGTTCCAGTCAATCCGGGGAGCAATTTTTGAGGAGAAGCCAGTCGACCGAACGGCAAGGCACAACGTTTAGACAGAGTCAAAGCGGCGATCTCCTGCACAGGATGGGTCAGTCAGTAGACCGGCCTCTGCAG GGGAGTCAAACCGATGTCAGTACCGGCTCCAGTTTAGAGAGAAGGCACCACATCGTCACCAACAGTCTTGAACGTAATTCGACGACTCGGCGACAAATGGCGACGAACAGTTTAGAGAGGAAAAGACCATCGTTATCTTGTAATATCAGCCCTATGAATAATTCCGTGAATCTGCCGCCAATGGTACCGGTTACCTGTAATTTAGTCCAAACGGTAGGGCCCGTAATTCATCCCAGTCAAACCGTCTCGACAGGCATTAGTCAACAGTTTGCACCTAACAATAAAACGGTGAACGAGACCGCGACAAGTGATAGCTAA